A window of Sphingorhabdus lacus contains these coding sequences:
- the gnd gene encoding phosphogluconate dehydrogenase (NAD(+)-dependent, decarboxylating) produces MASFGIYGLGRMGQAIALRLLRNGHRIHVFNRSPEPIASLVQAGAQGATSLAHLVSQLEAPRCIWLMLPAGEPTDEALVALSELLSPGDVLIDGGNSYWKDAARRAAMLERRGIAFLDVGTSGGVHGLERGFCLMVGGPAEAADLVDPIFASLAPAELAANGKEPHHREPHGKRPGFVRTGPCGSGHFVKMVHNGIEYGMMQSIAEGFEFLAAAAAPPRLANEKFELKLDEIAEAWRRSSVISSWLVDLAAEALLNDPQLSAFSGRIDDSGEGRWMLNEAIDNRMPTPSLAAALFARFESRTDTRFGNQLLSAMRMGFGGHKEPPSQN; encoded by the coding sequence ATGGCGAGCTTTGGAATCTATGGATTGGGTCGGATGGGCCAGGCTATTGCGCTTCGGCTGCTCAGAAATGGTCATCGGATCCATGTTTTCAATCGAAGCCCGGAACCGATCGCCTCGCTTGTCCAAGCGGGTGCTCAAGGAGCGACTTCGCTCGCCCACCTTGTCAGCCAGTTGGAAGCGCCGCGTTGCATCTGGCTCATGCTCCCGGCTGGCGAGCCCACCGACGAGGCGCTTGTTGCCCTATCCGAGTTGCTGTCTCCAGGCGACGTGCTGATCGATGGCGGCAACTCCTACTGGAAGGACGCAGCCAGACGTGCAGCCATGCTAGAGAGGCGCGGAATCGCATTTCTTGATGTCGGAACCTCAGGCGGGGTACATGGGCTGGAGCGCGGCTTCTGCCTGATGGTGGGAGGGCCAGCTGAAGCGGCCGACTTAGTTGATCCGATTTTCGCAAGTCTGGCCCCGGCAGAGCTTGCAGCCAATGGCAAGGAACCCCATCACAGAGAACCGCATGGCAAGCGTCCGGGATTCGTCAGAACCGGTCCTTGCGGGTCGGGCCATTTCGTGAAGATGGTCCACAACGGCATTGAATATGGCATGATGCAATCGATCGCCGAAGGTTTCGAATTTCTGGCAGCGGCGGCTGCACCGCCCAGGCTGGCGAACGAGAAATTCGAGCTGAAACTTGATGAAATTGCGGAAGCCTGGCGCCGTTCGAGCGTCATTTCCTCATGGCTGGTCGATCTTGCCGCTGAAGCTCTGCTCAATGATCCGCAGCTTTCGGCCTTTTCGGGACGGATCGACGATTCGGGTGAAGGGCGCTGGATGCTCAATGAAGCAATCGACAATCGCATGCCGACGCCGTCTCTCGCAGCTGCACTATTTGCCCGTTTCGAATCCCGAACCGACACCAGGTTCGGCAATCAGCTGCTCTCTGCCATGCGCATGGGTTTTGGGGGGCACAAAGAGCCCCCCAGCCAAAACTGA
- a CDS encoding RNA polymerase sigma factor, with protein sequence MTLDLSRCDDRELASLAVAGQQQAFKELVGRHKSAVFRLIRNNVGDTDEALDLVQESFVSAFSAINRYDPARPFRVWISRIALNKCRDWGRRRAVRSFFWLAKPIDADDILESDAPGPVREAESRAELKLVRRAMMDMPTPLREVLTLRTIEELTQTETAAILGISEKAVETRLYRARARLKGVLGEAEA encoded by the coding sequence GTGACGCTGGACCTGTCGCGATGTGATGACCGGGAACTGGCGAGCCTGGCGGTTGCGGGTCAGCAACAGGCATTCAAGGAACTGGTGGGGCGTCACAAGAGCGCCGTTTTCCGCCTGATCCGGAACAATGTAGGCGACACTGACGAAGCACTCGATCTCGTCCAGGAGAGTTTTGTTTCGGCTTTTTCGGCGATCAATCGCTATGATCCCGCTCGCCCGTTCCGGGTCTGGATTTCGCGTATTGCTCTCAACAAATGTCGCGACTGGGGGCGAAGGCGTGCCGTGCGGTCCTTTTTCTGGCTGGCCAAGCCGATCGACGCTGATGACATTCTAGAGAGCGATGCGCCTGGGCCTGTACGCGAAGCAGAAAGCAGAGCCGAACTCAAGCTCGTTCGAAGGGCGATGATGGATATGCCGACACCGCTTCGCGAAGTCCTTACTCTGCGCACAATAGAAGAGCTCACCCAGACCGAAACTGCAGCCATTTTGGGGATCAGTGAAAAGGCGGTTGAAACAAGGCTATATCGGGCTAGAGCACGGCTAAAAGGAGTGCTGGGCGAGGCTGAAGCTTAA
- a CDS encoding cytochrome C, with product MRLLYAVYALALVLLVIIVPLMTHGGGSSAVKGWTALVDPGPLSAQHASVKADCESCHTPHKGVDPVKCIACHIGADFGTKASTRFHANAKQCTTCHLEHDGGASLTRMDHLALLDPKLWRGPGVTADASPIGTSSKTSNALSCASCHAARDPHQGLFGKDCKSCHTLIEWKIAKFRHPSVNSRQCAECHKAPPSHFMMHFKMVSQRVAKEHAPVNQCVACHTTDSWNNIRKVGWYDHH from the coding sequence ATGCGGCTCCTCTACGCCGTCTATGCGCTGGCCCTGGTGTTGCTGGTCATCATTGTGCCACTCATGACCCATGGCGGCGGGAGCAGTGCTGTCAAGGGCTGGACGGCACTGGTCGATCCCGGCCCGCTGTCCGCCCAACATGCTTCTGTGAAGGCGGATTGCGAAAGCTGTCATACGCCGCACAAGGGCGTCGATCCGGTAAAATGCATTGCCTGCCATATCGGGGCGGACTTCGGCACCAAGGCATCGACGCGGTTTCACGCCAACGCCAAACAATGCACAACCTGCCATCTCGAACATGACGGCGGCGCGAGCCTCACACGCATGGATCATTTGGCGCTGCTCGACCCCAAGCTCTGGCGAGGCCCGGGCGTAACAGCAGATGCAAGTCCGATAGGCACATCATCCAAGACCAGCAATGCCCTGTCATGCGCAAGCTGTCACGCGGCACGCGATCCGCATCAGGGCCTATTCGGCAAGGACTGCAAGAGCTGTCACACACTTATAGAATGGAAAATTGCCAAATTTCGTCACCCTTCGGTCAATTCACGGCAATGCGCCGAATGTCACAAAGCACCGCCAAGTCACTTCATGATGCACTTTAAAATGGTGTCACAACGCGTGGCCAAAGAGCACGCTCCAGTCAATCAATGCGTCGCCTGTCATACCACTGACAGCTGGAACAATATTCGCAAGGTCGGATGGTATGACCATCATTGA
- a CDS encoding periplasmic heavy metal sensor, producing the protein MRSRQLLLLAVVAFVSAACGVFVGRAIADRPRASETELHALLHDDLKLTSQQQEKLDKEEARFAVRRKALELEMRAANARLAEAIEEEHGYGPKVTAAIDNSHIMMGELQKETLEHLFAMRAILNPEQAKMFDRTVVKALTADAR; encoded by the coding sequence ATGCGTTCGCGGCAGTTACTGCTTTTGGCGGTTGTGGCATTTGTTTCGGCCGCCTGCGGTGTTTTTGTCGGACGGGCTATAGCGGATCGTCCCCGTGCGAGCGAAACCGAGCTCCATGCTTTACTCCACGACGACCTGAAGCTGACCAGCCAACAACAGGAAAAATTAGATAAGGAAGAGGCGCGGTTTGCAGTCCGCCGCAAGGCGCTTGAACTCGAAATGCGCGCGGCTAATGCGCGCCTCGCAGAGGCGATCGAAGAAGAACATGGATATGGGCCGAAGGTAACGGCAGCTATCGACAACAGCCACATCATGATGGGCGAACTTCAAAAAGAGACGCTGGAACATCTGTTCGCCATGCGTGCGATCCTTAATCCGGAGCAGGCAAAAATGTTCGACAGAACTGTGGTCAAAGCCCTGACCGCCGATGCGCGGTGA
- a CDS encoding ribose-phosphate diphosphokinase has protein sequence MNPPILIPLPGNEHLAASIAGTIDAEIGALEIRQFPDGETYLRFACDVAGRSVILLCTLARPNELVVPLLLAADAARDLGASEVALVAPYLAYMRQDRRFRSGEAVSSRTFARLLSSAFDWFVTVDPHLHRYASLDAIYSIRSIVVQSAPSIARWIEANVAYPVIIGPDLESEQWVSSVARLIGAPHFVLTKSRTGDRRVSVTLPDIEPFARRRPVIVDDIGSSGQTLVESVRALNHSGFETSCCIVVHALFDRKVEDVFDDRSVQIVSTDTVAHGTNAIALGDVLAKAVEEMRLGTEPARKPIE, from the coding sequence ATGAACCCGCCCATTCTCATCCCCCTCCCGGGAAACGAACACCTCGCTGCCAGCATTGCCGGCACCATTGATGCCGAAATTGGCGCGCTAGAAATACGCCAGTTTCCCGACGGCGAAACATATCTGCGCTTTGCCTGCGACGTCGCTGGACGCTCGGTCATCTTGCTGTGCACGCTCGCGCGGCCAAACGAGCTCGTCGTGCCGCTGCTGCTGGCCGCCGATGCGGCGCGGGATCTGGGTGCCAGCGAAGTGGCTCTGGTTGCGCCCTATCTGGCCTATATGCGCCAGGACCGTCGTTTCAGATCAGGCGAAGCGGTCAGTTCGCGGACATTTGCGCGACTGTTGTCGAGCGCGTTCGACTGGTTCGTCACCGTCGACCCGCACCTTCACCGCTATGCGTCGCTCGATGCGATCTATTCGATTCGCTCCATCGTCGTCCAATCCGCACCGTCGATCGCGCGCTGGATAGAGGCGAACGTCGCTTACCCCGTGATCATCGGTCCGGACCTTGAGAGCGAACAATGGGTGAGCAGTGTCGCCCGGCTAATCGGTGCCCCGCACTTCGTCTTGACCAAATCGCGTACCGGAGACCGCAGGGTCAGCGTCACCCTGCCAGACATCGAACCCTTCGCGCGCCGCCGACCCGTCATTGTCGATGATATCGGCTCGTCGGGCCAAACGCTTGTGGAATCTGTGCGCGCACTCAACCATTCGGGCTTCGAAACCAGCTGCTGCATTGTCGTCCATGCGCTGTTTGATCGGAAGGTCGAGGATGTCTTCGATGATCGATCGGTCCAGATCGTCAGCACGGACACGGTCGCGCATGGCACCAATGCGATTGCCTTGGGCGATGTCCTCGCCAAGGCGGTCGAAGAGATGCGCCTGGGTACCGAACCGGCGCGCAAACCAATTGAATGA
- a CDS encoding copper resistance protein B: MSLTRIMLAATAALALTTPLQAQSMQGMDHSSMPVAKPKKPDAKPKRPVAQQPAAQPASDPMPKMDHDNMPEMAAPKEEQSTTSDCPLEHAKMGHCTPADEGMSGMTMPGSPMAEPPADPDCPPEHAQMGHCTPKSMPKLSSAAGDASGTDLEPGDAPAPAPPSDWYADRIFPQEEMAKSREEMMKESGGSTFRYLSFDLAEFVVHENKNSYRWDGEAWFGGDINRFVFKYEGEGEFGGPLDDLELFGLYSRAISPYWNLQAGIRYDVKPDPSRTYAVIGVEGLAPYWFEVTAAAFVSNKGEVRGRIEGYYDQRITQKLIFQPRFEANLSAQTIRELGVGAGLNNLELGARLRYEIKKEFAPYIGFEWIRQFGESARFTRASGGQVSDPHFVMGVRVWF; the protein is encoded by the coding sequence ATGAGCTTGACCCGTATCATGTTGGCTGCGACGGCGGCATTGGCCCTCACTACGCCCCTGCAGGCCCAATCGATGCAAGGCATGGATCATTCGTCGATGCCTGTGGCCAAGCCCAAAAAGCCGGACGCAAAGCCAAAGCGGCCCGTCGCGCAACAGCCCGCCGCACAGCCGGCTTCCGATCCGATGCCGAAAATGGACCATGACAATATGCCGGAAATGGCCGCGCCAAAGGAGGAGCAAAGTACCACATCCGACTGTCCGCTCGAGCACGCCAAAATGGGGCATTGCACGCCAGCTGATGAAGGCATGTCTGGTATGACGATGCCAGGTTCGCCCATGGCTGAGCCTCCGGCCGATCCCGATTGTCCGCCCGAACACGCACAGATGGGCCATTGCACGCCCAAATCAATGCCAAAACTGTCTTCGGCAGCGGGTGATGCGAGCGGCACGGATCTGGAGCCCGGCGATGCACCGGCTCCGGCACCGCCTTCTGACTGGTACGCTGATCGCATCTTCCCCCAAGAGGAGATGGCGAAATCGCGCGAGGAGATGATGAAAGAAAGCGGGGGCTCGACCTTTCGCTATCTCTCCTTCGATTTGGCCGAGTTTGTCGTCCACGAAAACAAGAACAGCTATCGCTGGGATGGCGAGGCATGGTTTGGTGGTGACATAAACCGTTTTGTTTTCAAATATGAGGGTGAAGGAGAGTTTGGTGGTCCGCTCGACGATCTGGAACTTTTCGGGCTCTATTCGCGTGCGATATCACCCTATTGGAATTTGCAGGCCGGCATCCGGTACGATGTCAAACCCGATCCGTCGCGGACCTATGCCGTGATTGGCGTCGAAGGCCTGGCACCCTATTGGTTTGAGGTCACAGCAGCGGCCTTTGTTTCGAACAAGGGCGAAGTCCGGGGCCGCATCGAGGGTTATTACGACCAGCGCATTACGCAGAAGCTGATATTTCAGCCGAGGTTCGAAGCTAATCTGTCAGCGCAAACCATTCGCGAACTTGGCGTTGGTGCCGGTCTCAACAATCTCGAATTGGGCGCGCGCCTTCGCTATGAAATCAAAAAAGAGTTCGCACCCTATATCGGTTTTGAGTGGATCCGCCAATTTGGCGAATCGGCGCGGTTCACCAGAGCGAGTGGCGGGCAGGTATCCGATCCGCATTTTGTCATGGGTGTGCGGGTCTGGTTTTGA
- a CDS encoding DUF1622 domain-containing protein, protein MTIIEPANAALDTLVRFAVLLLELAGTMTILAGAVAAIFLFVSRVRACGIQAAYQPVRAVLGRSILLGLEFLVAGDILKSLVINPSLDDLLVLAGLILVRTFLSVSLGVEINGHWPWQETAMAGRTQPVVRPNYRAKNDPPRGQDEG, encoded by the coding sequence ATGACCATCATTGAGCCTGCAAATGCCGCGCTCGACACGCTCGTCCGTTTCGCGGTGCTGCTGCTCGAACTCGCCGGGACGATGACGATATTGGCAGGCGCCGTTGCCGCCATTTTCCTGTTCGTGTCGCGCGTGCGCGCGTGCGGCATTCAGGCCGCTTACCAGCCCGTCCGAGCCGTTTTGGGCCGCAGCATTCTGCTGGGCCTCGAGTTTCTGGTGGCTGGCGACATATTAAAGTCGCTCGTCATCAATCCCAGCCTTGATGACCTTCTTGTCCTTGCCGGCCTTATTCTCGTCCGTACATTTCTGAGTGTTTCGCTCGGGGTCGAGATCAACGGCCATTGGCCTTGGCAGGAAACAGCCATGGCAGGACGGACCCAACCCGTTGTGCGCCCCAACTATCGCGCGAAGAACGATCCGCCACGAGGCCAGGATGAGGGATAG
- a CDS encoding PepSY domain-containing protein yields the protein MAFRTRFHLIASRIHKWLALVIGAQLLIWFASGAIMSFLPIDKVRGEHLVDRESIVSIPDGAAFIDPKRIVVQVGAPVEAMTWRMLDGRPIAEVATKRGIKLFDAATGRPVPPVDSKLATRIAEAAWKSAKKPKVEASLVKQESPEYRAALPAWRIAFADPDYTSIFVAADTGRITAVRTGTWRLYDFFWSLHIMDWKNHENFNSWWLLAFAIGGLMLGLAGTALLVIRWPFKRKRRTA from the coding sequence ATGGCATTCAGGACGCGCTTCCATCTTATCGCAAGCCGCATCCACAAATGGCTGGCGCTTGTTATCGGCGCGCAGCTGCTGATCTGGTTCGCCAGCGGCGCAATCATGAGCTTCCTGCCCATCGACAAGGTGCGCGGTGAACATCTGGTTGACCGTGAGAGTATCGTTTCAATTCCTGACGGCGCCGCTTTTATCGATCCGAAGCGGATCGTCGTTCAAGTAGGTGCACCCGTCGAGGCAATGACCTGGCGCATGCTTGATGGTCGACCCATCGCCGAGGTGGCAACCAAGCGAGGCATCAAGCTCTTTGATGCCGCGACCGGCAGGCCCGTTCCTCCAGTTGATTCAAAACTCGCAACGCGGATTGCCGAAGCTGCCTGGAAATCCGCGAAAAAACCCAAGGTAGAGGCAAGCCTAGTCAAGCAGGAAAGCCCCGAATATCGAGCTGCGCTTCCTGCTTGGCGGATCGCGTTCGCCGACCCCGACTATACCAGCATATTCGTTGCCGCTGACACTGGCAGGATCACTGCCGTGCGTACCGGCACATGGCGGCTCTATGACTTCTTCTGGAGCCTCCACATCATGGACTGGAAGAATCATGAGAACTTCAACTCATGGTGGCTGCTCGCTTTCGCGATCGGCGGACTGATGCTTGGATTGGCAGGCACGGCCTTGCTTGTGATCCGCTGGCCTTTTAAGCGGAAGAGACGGACGGCATGA
- a CDS encoding copper resistance system multicopper oxidase yields MHINRRHFVSGTVGSGAALALVGWMPAWAQPVSSGIVAPLPTVSGSDISLRIARQTMRVDGKVSRAIGINGTVPAPLIRLREGQNVRLSVTNDLDEDSSIHWHGLILPFQMDGVPGVSFPGIKPRSTFVYEFPVVQSGTYWYHSHSGLQEQLGHYGPIVIDPKGPDPVGYDREHIVVLSDHSELSPEAIFRKLKVNPGHFNMQRQTLGGLLAGKDQPLKDRLEWGAMRMDPTDVADVNGSTYNFLVNGYGPKDNWTALFEPGERVRLRIINAAAMTIFNVRIPGLRMTIVQADGLNVRPVTVDEFQMGVAETYDVIVTPTDDRAYTLVAEANDRSGLGRATLAPRAGMAAEVPPLRERPLATMKDMGMGDMDMSAGGAMEGMDPSSAGAAPAPDCPPEHAKMGHCTPADAAAAPADHSAMGHGAAGMSHSMRDFSVAPQVKRDPSVQTISPMPVDRMGEPGQGLENAGHKVLTYHDLVALDKNPDVRAPERSLDIHLTGNMERFMWSFDGIKMSDYHEPIPFLEGERVRINLINDSMMSHPIHLHGHFFELVTGKGDHAPRKHTVLVQPGGKASFDFTADALGDWAFHCHLLYHMHAGMMRVVSVRPRGEAA; encoded by the coding sequence ATGCACATTAATCGACGACATTTTGTAAGCGGAACGGTCGGAAGCGGCGCCGCTCTGGCGCTGGTTGGCTGGATGCCCGCTTGGGCACAACCTGTATCCTCTGGCATCGTTGCCCCCCTTCCTACCGTGTCGGGCAGTGATATCAGCTTGCGCATTGCGCGCCAGACAATGCGCGTCGATGGCAAGGTTAGTCGGGCTATCGGCATTAACGGGACGGTTCCAGCACCTTTGATCAGGCTTCGCGAAGGGCAGAATGTCCGGCTTTCGGTGACGAACGATCTCGATGAAGACTCTTCAATCCACTGGCACGGTCTGATACTGCCTTTCCAAATGGACGGGGTGCCGGGCGTTAGTTTTCCTGGCATCAAGCCGCGTTCGACCTTCGTTTATGAATTCCCGGTGGTTCAATCAGGTACCTATTGGTATCACAGTCATTCAGGGCTTCAGGAGCAACTTGGCCATTACGGCCCCATCGTTATCGATCCAAAAGGACCCGATCCAGTCGGCTATGACCGTGAGCACATTGTTGTGCTCTCCGATCACAGCGAGCTCTCACCGGAGGCCATCTTTCGCAAGTTGAAGGTCAATCCAGGCCATTTCAACATGCAGCGTCAGACATTGGGCGGATTGCTTGCTGGCAAGGACCAGCCGCTCAAGGATCGGCTGGAATGGGGCGCGATGCGGATGGACCCGACCGATGTCGCCGATGTCAACGGATCGACCTATAATTTCCTTGTGAACGGCTATGGTCCCAAAGACAATTGGACGGCGCTTTTTGAGCCCGGCGAGCGGGTGCGCCTTCGCATCATCAATGCGGCAGCGATGACGATCTTCAACGTTCGCATCCCCGGGTTGCGTATGACGATCGTGCAAGCGGACGGATTGAACGTCCGTCCGGTCACGGTCGACGAGTTCCAGATGGGCGTTGCTGAAACCTATGACGTCATTGTCACGCCGACCGACGACCGCGCCTATACGCTTGTGGCCGAAGCAAATGACCGTTCGGGACTGGGCCGCGCAACACTCGCGCCGCGTGCCGGGATGGCGGCAGAAGTCCCCCCCTTGCGGGAGCGGCCGCTGGCAACGATGAAAGACATGGGCATGGGGGACATGGACATGTCTGCAGGCGGTGCGATGGAGGGAATGGATCCTTCGTCCGCAGGCGCGGCGCCCGCGCCGGATTGCCCGCCCGAACATGCCAAGATGGGTCATTGCACCCCTGCCGATGCGGCTGCAGCGCCGGCCGATCATAGTGCGATGGGGCATGGTGCCGCTGGCATGAGCCATAGCATGCGCGATTTCAGCGTTGCCCCGCAGGTCAAGCGCGATCCAAGCGTGCAGACGATTTCGCCTATGCCCGTGGATCGTATGGGCGAGCCTGGGCAAGGCCTCGAAAATGCCGGTCATAAGGTGCTGACCTATCATGACCTCGTCGCCCTCGACAAAAACCCGGATGTACGCGCGCCCGAACGGTCGCTCGACATTCACCTGACCGGCAATATGGAGCGCTTCATGTGGTCGTTCGACGGCATCAAGATGTCGGACTATCACGAACCCATTCCCTTCCTTGAGGGTGAACGGGTTCGCATCAATCTCATCAACGATTCTATGATGAGCCATCCCATCCACCTGCATGGCCATTTCTTCGAACTGGTCACAGGCAAGGGAGATCATGCCCCGAGGAAGCATACTGTGCTCGTTCAACCTGGCGGCAAGGCAAGCTTTGATTTTACCGCCGATGCGCTTGGCGATTGGGCCTTCCACTGCCATCTTCTCTACCATATGCACGCAGGGATGATGCGCGTTGTCAGCGTACGTCCGCGGGGAGAGGCGGCATGA
- the copC gene encoding copper homeostasis periplasmic binding protein CopC has product MRKFIVPLALAAITTIMTPNVAFAHAKLLSSTPAANATVSKDKAKSITLVFNEKLMASTVKAELVMTAMPGMKDHPPMKVAFSSMMGKDGKSMMLMPKKALVPGTYKVAWSAAGADTHRMGSEFSFTVK; this is encoded by the coding sequence ATGCGTAAGTTCATCGTTCCTCTTGCCCTTGCTGCCATTACCACGATCATGACGCCAAACGTGGCGTTCGCTCACGCCAAGCTGTTGTCATCAACGCCCGCGGCCAATGCTACCGTCTCAAAGGACAAGGCAAAATCCATTACTCTCGTGTTTAATGAAAAACTGATGGCATCTACAGTGAAAGCTGAGCTCGTCATGACAGCTATGCCAGGAATGAAAGATCACCCCCCGATGAAAGTCGCCTTTTCGTCGATGATGGGCAAAGACGGCAAATCGATGATGCTTATGCCGAAAAAGGCGCTCGTGCCAGGAACCTATAAGGTTGCATGGTCAGCTGCTGGGGCAGACACGCACCGGATGGGCAGCGAATTCAGCTTCACGGTCAAATAA
- a CDS encoding thymidine phosphorylase family protein: MSRQVEPGQTGVIPFGPSGHGLKARKLGLIAGSAEPIAVMPEDCAICRAEGLTARTSILVEAGDRQIVARLMRSTNDLVAEGDIGLSDEAWTRLGLSGGEPVNVRHPQPVPSLSALRKRVYGNRLAQADFANIMFDLVAGTYSDVHLASFVTACSAFPLDLDEMIALTQAMIGAGKRLTWHQPVIVDKHSVGGLPGNRTTPIIVSIVAALGLVIPKTSSRAITSPAGTADTMETLAPVDLDIEQIRDVVARENGCLVWGGAVDLSPADDIIIGVERVLDLDSAGQLVASVLSKKIAAGATHLVIDMPVGPTAKVRTLQAADELSFWLEAVAASFGVKIRILQGPGVQPIGRGIGPSLEARDVLAVLQQRNPPADLADRACHLAGALLELAEFAPLGGGAMLARNALESGRAWDKFQAICEAQGGLREPPVSAHRQVVLAPNAGMLGSIDNRCLAQLAKLAGAPASKAAGVELHCRLGDAVETGATLCTVHAESRGELDYAMQFYAGAGAIFGIEEP; encoded by the coding sequence ATGAGCCGACAAGTGGAGCCCGGCCAGACCGGTGTCATTCCCTTTGGTCCAAGCGGACATGGCCTCAAAGCTCGGAAATTGGGGCTGATTGCGGGGTCGGCCGAGCCGATCGCGGTGATGCCCGAGGACTGCGCCATATGCCGGGCCGAGGGGTTGACGGCGCGCACTTCGATTCTTGTCGAAGCAGGTGATCGCCAGATTGTTGCCCGATTGATGCGATCAACAAATGATCTGGTGGCCGAAGGCGACATCGGACTTTCCGATGAAGCCTGGACCAGACTTGGTCTCAGCGGCGGTGAGCCTGTCAATGTGCGCCATCCGCAGCCGGTGCCGTCGCTCAGCGCCTTACGCAAGCGCGTCTACGGCAACAGGCTGGCCCAAGCCGACTTCGCAAACATCATGTTTGACCTTGTCGCCGGGACGTACAGCGATGTCCATCTCGCCTCGTTCGTGACCGCCTGTTCGGCCTTTCCCCTCGACCTTGATGAAATGATCGCGCTGACGCAGGCGATGATCGGCGCGGGCAAAAGGCTAACCTGGCATCAGCCGGTTATCGTCGATAAGCACAGCGTCGGCGGACTACCGGGAAATCGGACAACACCAATCATCGTCTCTATCGTAGCCGCGCTCGGTTTGGTCATTCCGAAAACGTCCTCGCGGGCCATTACCTCGCCGGCCGGCACCGCCGACACAATGGAAACGCTTGCACCGGTCGATCTCGACATCGAACAAATCCGCGACGTGGTTGCGCGGGAGAACGGCTGCCTGGTCTGGGGAGGAGCCGTCGACCTTAGTCCAGCCGACGATATCATCATCGGGGTCGAACGCGTTCTTGATCTCGATTCCGCAGGCCAGTTGGTCGCATCTGTGCTGTCAAAGAAAATTGCGGCAGGTGCCACGCACCTCGTCATCGATATGCCGGTCGGCCCGACGGCAAAGGTCAGGACCCTTCAAGCCGCTGATGAATTGAGCTTTTGGCTGGAGGCGGTTGCCGCTTCGTTCGGCGTCAAGATCCGTATCCTTCAAGGCCCCGGAGTCCAGCCCATCGGTCGCGGCATCGGTCCATCGCTCGAAGCACGAGATGTGTTGGCGGTGTTGCAGCAGCGCAACCCGCCCGCTGACCTTGCCGATCGGGCATGCCACCTTGCCGGTGCGCTGCTGGAACTCGCCGAGTTCGCGCCCCTAGGTGGCGGGGCGATGCTAGCCCGAAACGCTCTCGAAAGCGGGCGAGCCTGGGACAAATTTCAGGCAATTTGCGAGGCACAGGGCGGATTGCGCGAGCCGCCGGTGTCGGCCCATAGGCAGGTTGTGCTTGCCCCGAATGCCGGAATGTTGGGTTCCATCGATAACCGGTGCCTGGCCCAGCTCGCCAAGCTCGCCGGCGCACCTGCGTCGAAGGCGGCAGGCGTTGAACTACACTGCCGGCTGGGAGACGCAGTCGAAACCGGTGCCACGCTGTGCACCGTTCACGCCGAAAGCCGCGGCGAGCTCGACTACGCAATGCAATTCTACGCCGGAGCTGGCGCAATATTCGGAATCGAAGAGCCATGA
- a CDS encoding DUF411 domain-containing protein translates to MRKLFLALALVATPALGASEMVMHRDPGCGCCMKWAAQVKAALGRSVKVVDNVNRAALQKRLGITSSLQSCHTAFIDGMAFEGHVPIADIKRVLAAKPKGVSGLAVGGMPLGSPGMEVPGQKPQAYIVYSFGSAGQKIYARH, encoded by the coding sequence ATGAGAAAGCTATTTTTGGCCTTAGCCCTTGTTGCAACGCCAGCGCTGGGCGCGTCCGAAATGGTTATGCACCGCGATCCCGGCTGCGGTTGCTGTATGAAGTGGGCAGCTCAGGTCAAAGCGGCGCTTGGCCGATCGGTCAAGGTGGTCGATAATGTAAACCGCGCTGCACTTCAGAAAAGGCTCGGCATAACCTCGTCGCTCCAATCGTGCCACACGGCGTTCATAGACGGGATGGCTTTTGAAGGTCATGTTCCGATCGCCGATATCAAGCGGGTTCTAGCGGCAAAGCCCAAGGGCGTGAGCGGTCTCGCTGTCGGCGGAATGCCGCTGGGATCGCCCGGGATGGAAGTTCCTGGGCAAAAACCACAAGCCTATATCGTCTATTCTTTCGGATCGGCAGGTCAAAAGATTTACGCCCGACACTGA